In Ferroplasma sp., a single window of DNA contains:
- a CDS encoding DNA-directed RNA polymerase subunit N: MIIPVRCFSCGKVVGSDYVRFVEESKKIRKDTGHDPTGEEKSKILDNLGVERYCCRRMILSNADLLGEVISYS, from the coding sequence ATGATAATACCGGTAAGATGTTTCAGCTGTGGAAAGGTGGTAGGATCCGATTACGTTAGATTCGTAGAGGAATCAAAGAAGATCAGGAAAGATACCGGGCACGATCCAACAGGCGAGGAAAAATCTAAAATTCTGGATAACCTCGGTGTTGAGAGATACTGCTGCAGGAGAATGATCCTTTCAAACGCGGACCTTCTTGGGGAAGTAATCTCATACTCATAA
- a CDS encoding MFS transporter codes for MQNKPYKGSVSDRLERLPFSSVQRDFLLMVAGGEWAETLMLLGNGAILALVVSVLGISDSLGATIITTAFFLGEFFGSAFFGWLADRRGRKFVFLYNLLVFSVGMLIAGFMSIPILIAIFVFIGGIGVGGEFPLVDSFTTEMMPGKVRGNRLAWVYTIAVTAGFVIAVLTFAMQKVAPVYYSWRILFWFMAVVGFGIWAVRTRLKESPRWLEVHGDYKKADTITTDWEQRTMKAKNLKELPPLEHNTPIEENKSKYEDIFKPDVRKRTIMMLIFQFFQSGIFYGFTALSPLFLIEKGFDLPKTLEFTFLIYAGFFFGSVFNLFIIDKVERKWGIIGTAVLAGIFGTAFAVVNNVYLIVIFGFITTFILWNFSNFFHAYQAEIFPTRIRPTAAGTVYAVSRVSTAILTLLIVDIFLPHGVLASFGIIWVFIAIVVVDIWAFGPRSSREQVETIAQ; via the coding sequence ATGCAAAATAAACCTTATAAGGGTAGTGTTTCGGATAGGTTAGAACGCCTTCCATTCAGTTCGGTGCAGAGGGATTTCCTCCTCATGGTTGCAGGCGGCGAGTGGGCTGAGACACTGATGCTTCTGGGCAATGGTGCCATACTAGCACTTGTTGTATCCGTGCTTGGGATATCAGACAGCCTCGGTGCCACAATAATAACAACAGCTTTCTTTCTGGGTGAATTTTTTGGAAGTGCTTTTTTCGGATGGCTAGCAGATAGGCGTGGCAGGAAATTTGTGTTCCTGTATAATTTATTAGTATTCTCAGTGGGAATGCTGATTGCAGGTTTTATGTCTATTCCTATTCTGATAGCTATATTTGTATTCATAGGAGGTATAGGTGTGGGAGGGGAATTCCCACTGGTGGATTCATTCACCACAGAAATGATGCCAGGAAAGGTTAGGGGGAACAGGCTGGCCTGGGTTTATACTATAGCTGTAACCGCAGGATTTGTAATAGCAGTCCTGACCTTTGCAATGCAGAAGGTCGCTCCCGTGTATTATTCCTGGAGAATACTTTTCTGGTTCATGGCAGTAGTCGGATTCGGCATATGGGCTGTCAGGACAAGGTTAAAGGAATCGCCCAGATGGCTTGAAGTGCACGGAGATTATAAAAAGGCAGATACAATAACTACCGACTGGGAGCAGAGGACCATGAAGGCAAAGAACCTGAAAGAGCTGCCTCCCCTAGAGCATAATACACCAATAGAGGAAAACAAAAGCAAATACGAGGATATATTCAAGCCTGATGTCAGAAAGAGGACAATAATGATGCTTATATTCCAGTTCTTCCAGTCAGGGATATTCTACGGATTCACCGCCCTATCACCTTTATTCCTTATTGAAAAGGGATTTGATCTTCCAAAAACACTGGAATTCACGTTTTTGATATATGCTGGCTTCTTCTTCGGTTCAGTTTTCAATCTGTTCATAATAGACAAGGTAGAAAGAAAATGGGGGATAATAGGCACAGCAGTACTTGCAGGAATATTTGGAACGGCATTCGCTGTTGTGAACAATGTATATCTAATAGTAATATTTGGGTTTATAACAACGTTCATACTGTGGAACTTCTCGAACTTCTTCCATGCATACCAGGCTGAAATATTCCCTACCAGAATAAGACCCACAGCAGCAGGAACAGTTTATGCAGTAAGCAGGGTATCCACTGCAATACTTACACTGCTTATAGTTGACATATTCCTGCCACATGGAGTTCTTGCAAGCTTCGGTATAATATGGGTATTCATAGCCATAGTTGTCGTTGATATATGGGCATTTGGGCCAAGAAGCTCAAGGGAGCAGGTGGAAACCATAGCCCAATAA
- a CDS encoding CaiB/BaiF CoA-transferase family protein, with the protein MKRVLEIGQIVAGPTAGLVLADMGYEIIKIEKPGTGDVSRNLNGTSSGTFLYYNRDKKSVSLDIGKEQGKDILRKLIRTSHIIIENMAPGTMDRLGFSFDECKKINPDIIYLSLKGYMQGPYHGRKSLDYPIEIESGLAYMTGMNGKPMRMGASVVDMAAAIIGVSRILQFISENKSGFIEIGLFETAMFLAGQHIATYQIENKDLPPINEKNFAWGVYDYFLSADNKKIFIAVATDAQWKDFCQAFEMKNFIDNPDMETNTARYTHRDTLIPEIQKVLISLDYNTIKARLNTYNISYGVLNRPWDLLHDTHAGRYLMDTAYLDKDYKIPGMPFAGSRRHVAPDLGRDTESVLLEAGYTEDQIMAFRKEMVI; encoded by the coding sequence ATGAAACGGGTATTAGAGATAGGGCAGATAGTTGCAGGGCCCACTGCAGGACTTGTACTGGCAGATATGGGTTATGAAATAATCAAGATAGAGAAACCGGGAACCGGGGACGTATCCAGGAACCTAAATGGTACAAGTTCCGGCACCTTTCTGTACTACAACAGGGACAAGAAGAGCGTATCACTGGATATAGGAAAAGAACAAGGAAAGGATATTCTGAGAAAACTCATAAGAACTTCCCATATAATTATTGAAAATATGGCCCCCGGTACCATGGATAGGCTTGGGTTTTCCTTTGATGAGTGCAAAAAAATCAATCCAGATATAATTTATTTATCGTTAAAAGGATACATGCAGGGACCGTACCACGGGAGAAAATCCCTGGATTACCCAATAGAGATAGAGTCTGGGCTTGCGTATATGACCGGCATGAATGGAAAACCTATGAGAATGGGAGCTTCCGTTGTTGACATGGCTGCTGCCATCATAGGGGTTTCCAGAATACTTCAGTTTATCTCTGAAAACAAATCTGGCTTTATAGAAATAGGGCTATTTGAGACCGCAATGTTCCTTGCAGGTCAGCATATTGCCACATACCAGATCGAAAATAAAGATTTGCCACCGATCAATGAAAAAAATTTTGCCTGGGGTGTCTATGATTACTTTTTATCAGCGGACAATAAAAAAATTTTCATTGCGGTTGCAACTGATGCCCAGTGGAAAGATTTCTGTCAGGCTTTTGAAATGAAAAATTTCATTGACAACCCGGACATGGAAACCAATACGGCTAGGTATACACATAGGGACACACTTATTCCTGAAATTCAAAAAGTATTGATTTCTTTAGATTATAATACCATAAAGGCAAGGCTTAATACCTATAATATCAGTTACGGGGTTCTGAACCGCCCGTGGGATCTGCTTCATGATACTCATGCAGGGAGATATCTCATGGACACGGCATATCTTGATAAGGATTATAAAATTCCTGGAATGCCATTTGCCGGATCCAGAAGGCATGTGGCTCCTGATCTGGGAAGGGATACAGAATCGGTTTTATTGGAAGCAGGTTACACCGAAGATCAGATAATGGCGTTTAGGAAAGAAATGGTTATATAA
- a CDS encoding helix-turn-helix domain-containing protein, translated as MYFLTLHVDGDCSLSKSTDNNQSKIIISNIYNIYNDQNSLIAYSIGSTIMDNHSMDFREIHFLKGKHVNMFTGTKTGHSIMKSIFETGGVPMYPFIAMNGGESYFIIHTNRESMMNNIHSIEKYNRLKFYDYIKIDSGDGIMDISRRLNREINFFDLTETEKKVIHEALNAGYLDWPRSISLDELAEKFAISKPTVLFHIRNAERKILSCFISK; from the coding sequence ATGTATTTCCTGACCCTGCATGTAGACGGCGATTGCAGCCTTTCCAAATCTACAGACAACAACCAGTCAAAAATAATAATATCAAACATTTATAATATATACAATGACCAGAATTCCCTGATAGCATATTCTATAGGGAGCACCATAATGGATAACCATAGCATGGATTTCAGGGAAATACACTTTCTCAAAGGTAAGCACGTCAATATGTTTACAGGCACAAAAACAGGGCACAGTATAATGAAGTCCATATTTGAAACAGGTGGGGTTCCCATGTATCCATTTATTGCCATGAATGGCGGTGAGAGCTATTTTATCATTCATACGAACCGTGAATCTATGATGAATAATATACATAGCATAGAAAAATATAACCGGTTAAAATTTTATGATTATATTAAAATTGATTCAGGCGATGGGATAATGGACATATCAAGGCGGCTGAACAGAGAAATTAACTTTTTTGACCTGACTGAAACTGAAAAAAAAGTTATACATGAAGCCCTGAATGCCGGTTATCTTGACTGGCCCAGATCAATTAGCCTGGATGAACTGGCAGAGAAGTTCGCTATCTCAAAGCCAACAGTTTTATTCCATATAAGGAATGCAGAAAGGAAAATTTTATCATGCTTCATTTCAAAATAA
- a CDS encoding glycosyltransferase, giving the protein MEGISIVVTVLNEEKNIRDLMVSLIPQEQPFEVIVVDSMSFDKTQDIMNEYSAKYDFIKYYRERTTRGAGRNYGVSKSKYNYVAFIDGDAIAGENWIRNLRAYTGYYDVVAGITRNTGNMNYSMERFKLFYKGFDVTMPSSNLMYSRDLFNKIGGFDSHFVTAEDIDLNIRAISQGARHAVCKNCIVYTKTRETFRDFRKQAYWNGYGRWQLKEKYSNKIDFKHHLTAKELFSPVYMVRNFYGLRGYMHGRFGRKKG; this is encoded by the coding sequence ATGGAAGGCATTTCAATAGTTGTCACCGTTCTCAACGAGGAGAAAAATATTAGGGATTTAATGGTATCCCTGATACCACAGGAGCAACCCTTCGAGGTCATAGTAGTTGACTCTATGAGCTTTGATAAAACTCAGGATATTATGAATGAATATTCGGCGAAATATGATTTTATCAAATATTACCGGGAAAGGACAACAAGGGGAGCAGGAAGGAATTACGGCGTTTCAAAATCAAAATACAATTACGTAGCGTTTATTGATGGAGATGCTATTGCCGGGGAAAACTGGATCAGGAACCTGAGGGCATACACTGGATATTATGATGTCGTGGCAGGCATTACAAGAAACACCGGGAATATGAACTACTCCATGGAAAGATTTAAGCTATTTTATAAAGGATTTGATGTTACCATGCCATCATCAAATCTAATGTATTCCAGGGATTTATTCAATAAAATAGGGGGATTTGATAGCCATTTTGTTACTGCCGAGGACATAGACCTGAATATAAGGGCTATCAGCCAGGGCGCAAGGCATGCTGTATGCAAAAATTGCATAGTGTACACCAAAACCAGGGAAACCTTCAGGGATTTCAGAAAGCAGGCATACTGGAACGGATATGGCCGCTGGCAGCTTAAGGAGAAGTACAGCAATAAAATAGATTTCAAGCATCACCTAACGGCAAAAGAATTATTTTCACCGGTTTATATGGTTAGAAATTTTTACGGGCTAAGAGGTTATATGCATGGAAGATTCGGCCGTAAAAAGGGATAA
- a CDS encoding TatD family hydrolase → MAIFRTVFDNFLHLRRNGYFLDAVEDFKRYGGTSMNIVNFPEYIYPPKRHYEEIYKETITVAGRVSHAGINTVITLGPYPLDYFFFRSSGDDPVASMKAGIDMAAELIRDGMADAMGEIGFPHFPVDGDVYGDSGKILEYALDVCNDYDIPLILHTEDMSSDGYAKIENIIKRHYRTDRVMKHHANSVDLEYPGHILKSLVASRNNVRAALESGKDFLLETDYTDQKEKPGKVIPVYSVPKRCEMIKNSCENYIEVFHRIFEEIPYRFYRKEFFNL, encoded by the coding sequence ATGGCCATATTCAGAACGGTATTTGATAACTTCCTCCATTTGAGAAGAAATGGGTATTTCCTTGATGCCGTGGAAGATTTCAAAAGATATGGTGGCACATCCATGAACATAGTCAATTTCCCGGAATACATATATCCACCGAAAAGGCATTATGAGGAAATTTATAAAGAAACCATTACTGTGGCCGGCAGGGTTTCACATGCCGGGATTAATACAGTTATTACACTTGGGCCTTATCCACTGGATTATTTTTTCTTCCGTTCCTCAGGAGATGACCCTGTGGCTTCTATGAAGGCTGGGATTGATATGGCGGCGGAGTTGATCAGGGATGGCATGGCGGATGCCATGGGAGAAATTGGATTTCCACATTTCCCCGTGGACGGGGATGTGTATGGTGATTCTGGCAAAATTCTTGAATATGCACTGGATGTTTGCAATGATTACGACATACCATTGATACTTCATACAGAGGATATGTCTTCAGATGGCTATGCAAAAATTGAAAACATAATTAAAAGGCATTACCGCACTGACAGGGTTATGAAACACCATGCAAATTCCGTGGACCTTGAGTATCCCGGGCATATCCTCAAATCACTGGTTGCATCCAGGAATAATGTACGGGCTGCACTTGAATCCGGAAAGGATTTTCTGCTTGAAACTGATTATACTGACCAGAAAGAAAAGCCGGGAAAGGTTATACCAGTATATTCTGTCCCCAAGAGGTGCGAAATGATTAAAAATTCATGTGAAAATTATATTGAGGTATTCCACAGGATATTTGAGGAAATACCATACAGATTTTACAGAAAGGAATTTTTTAACCTGTGA
- the psmA gene encoding archaeal proteasome endopeptidase complex subunit alpha has product MQQGQMAYDRAITVFSPDGRLFQVEYAREAVKKGSTALGIKFKDGVLLLSEKKVRSRLVEKNSMEKIQLVDDNVATVTSGLVADARVLIDFARVGAQQEKVTYGSLTNIENLVKKVADQMQQYTQFGGVRPYGVSIIFAGTDTIGPRLFDCDPAGTINEYKSVAIGAGKDAVTDYIEKEYRDDMSLEDAVKLGIAALKSAVADSESMKEPEIASIKVGETFHIYTIEEVQKYLS; this is encoded by the coding sequence ATGCAACAGGGTCAAATGGCTTATGATAGAGCAATAACAGTATTTTCCCCAGATGGGAGATTATTTCAGGTTGAGTATGCAAGAGAAGCAGTCAAGAAAGGGTCTACAGCCCTAGGTATAAAATTCAAGGATGGCGTATTGCTTTTATCAGAAAAGAAAGTGAGAAGCAGACTTGTTGAAAAAAATTCAATGGAAAAAATACAGCTTGTTGATGATAACGTTGCAACTGTAACATCTGGCCTCGTAGCCGATGCAAGAGTGCTTATAGATTTTGCGAGAGTTGGTGCACAGCAGGAAAAGGTAACTTATGGCTCACTCACAAATATTGAAAATCTGGTAAAGAAGGTTGCAGACCAGATGCAGCAGTACACACAGTTTGGCGGTGTAAGGCCTTACGGTGTTTCAATTATATTCGCAGGAACGGACACAATAGGGCCGAGACTCTTTGACTGTGATCCGGCAGGCACAATAAACGAATACAAGTCCGTTGCCATTGGTGCAGGAAAGGATGCAGTAACCGATTATATAGAAAAGGAATACAGGGATGACATGTCCCTTGAAGATGCAGTTAAGCTTGGCATCGCAGCACTTAAATCAGCAGTGGCAGATTCTGAATCTATGAAGGAGCCTGAAATCGCTTCCATAAAAGTGGGCGAGACATTCCATATATACACAATTGAGGAAGTCCAGAAATATCTAAGTTGA
- a CDS encoding adenylosuccinate synthase, protein MISVILGLQFGDEGKGKITDFISRDYDDVVRFNGGSNAGHTVVINGEKFKFHLVPSGAMQSKMVILGNGMVIDPEELVSEIELLKKSKKDIEIKISAGAHIVTKMHKCLDKREEAVRSKLNIGTTSQGIGPTYEDKYARTGIRLIDLSNKEIISNKIETIFNMKRELLKGSVYENPEERKKMVEDLYSYGSLILKYMDYTENTIYNHYRCGKNILFEGAQGGMLDIDFGIYPFVTSSNTLAGALSTGSGFSFRKVDRVIGVFKAYTSKVGSGPFPSEILNDSTLRDLGSEYGTTTGRPRRVGWLDLPLLKYTTMVNDVDSLAITKVDVLGQLKTIKVATRYTIDGNEIDYFPRRLEDFEKLRVEYREFPGWGTIKNQDAILSGGYEELPENMRKFLEFIEEETGKSIDIVSLGEDRKMTITKQIFN, encoded by the coding sequence ATGATTTCTGTCATTCTTGGTTTGCAGTTTGGTGATGAGGGAAAGGGAAAAATTACAGATTTTATAAGCAGGGACTATGACGATGTGGTCCGTTTTAACGGTGGCAGCAATGCTGGCCATACTGTTGTGATAAATGGTGAGAAATTCAAATTTCATCTGGTGCCATCTGGTGCAATGCAGAGCAAAATGGTCATACTGGGAAATGGCATGGTCATTGATCCTGAAGAACTTGTATCTGAGATAGAACTGCTAAAAAAATCGAAAAAAGATATAGAAATTAAGATAAGTGCAGGGGCACACATAGTGACAAAAATGCATAAGTGCCTTGATAAAAGAGAGGAAGCAGTAAGGTCCAAACTCAATATAGGCACAACCTCACAGGGCATTGGTCCAACATATGAGGATAAGTATGCCAGGACAGGGATAAGGCTTATCGACCTTTCAAATAAGGAAATAATATCAAATAAAATTGAAACCATATTCAATATGAAAAGGGAGCTTTTGAAGGGTAGTGTATACGAAAACCCGGAAGAAAGGAAAAAAATGGTGGAGGACCTCTATTCCTATGGCAGTTTAATTCTCAAATACATGGATTACACAGAAAACACAATATACAACCATTACAGATGCGGCAAAAATATCCTTTTCGAGGGTGCACAGGGTGGAATGCTGGATATCGATTTCGGCATATATCCATTTGTCACATCATCCAACACACTGGCAGGCGCACTGTCCACAGGATCCGGATTTTCTTTTAGAAAGGTAGATCGCGTAATAGGTGTATTCAAGGCATATACATCCAAGGTAGGATCAGGCCCATTTCCATCGGAAATACTCAACGACAGCACCCTGAGAGACCTTGGGAGCGAGTATGGAACGACAACAGGTAGGCCAAGAAGGGTTGGATGGCTGGACCTGCCACTCCTGAAGTACACCACAATGGTGAACGATGTTGATTCTCTTGCAATAACAAAGGTTGACGTTCTTGGACAGCTGAAAACCATAAAGGTTGCAACAAGGTATACTATTGATGGGAATGAAATAGATTATTTCCCTAGGCGCCTTGAAGATTTCGAAAAGCTCAGGGTCGAGTACAGGGAATTCCCTGGATGGGGTACTATAAAAAATCAGGACGCAATACTTTCAGGCGGATATGAGGAACTGCCCGAAAATATGAGAAAATTCCTGGAATTCATAGAGGAAGAAACAGGGAAAAGCATTGATATTGTATCTCTGGGAGAAGACCGTAAAATGACCATTACAAAACAAATATTTAATTAA
- a CDS encoding APC family permease, whose amino-acid sequence MVFKLNKSSGTLKSNVHKFADLSALSTSSVAPAFSIAASYGVIALYLGFYSLMAIILTFPVWLGAAIIFRKFNRLYPNAGASYHWGSRIVSRRYGTMQAWIITLAYFFSIPPIVIPAGEYTAALLYNTGIINYSAYSSPAVIFIIGSMWIGITLLASILGARPTARLTEIFLIIELSIIAMFIVIAVYFLPGHTVNNISYSWFFGFNKLFNDPYRFMIAFPVIATIMDGWEIDSYASEESFNREKWPGTTGILGLIAVFCIYLITMTLMDIETPMSMLSASLDPLATWSGYIIPHYSFIMDIAVIASTASSLWLTTYILSRAWYAMSRERLLPRQFGYLNKTRQSPYANLLMIGVAAESINAVMLFMPSIESFFAELLSISGIFLMMEFGVDAFTGIYLYTHKSKMHMKLFYLGLSIFSFAGFGLMILFGLVTNTEFLLLTAILIIPGIMLLYRDKKYNGNYV is encoded by the coding sequence ATGGTATTTAAACTTAATAAAAGCTCAGGCACACTTAAAAGCAATGTGCACAAATTTGCAGACCTGTCAGCACTGTCCACATCCAGTGTCGCCCCAGCCTTCAGCATTGCCGCTTCCTATGGGGTCATCGCACTTTATCTTGGCTTTTATTCTTTAATGGCAATCATCCTGACCTTTCCCGTGTGGCTGGGAGCAGCCATAATATTCAGAAAATTCAACAGGCTGTATCCAAATGCCGGCGCTTCATATCACTGGGGGAGCAGGATTGTTTCAAGAAGATACGGCACAATGCAGGCCTGGATCATTACCCTTGCATACTTCTTTTCTATTCCACCTATTGTTATACCTGCAGGGGAATACACCGCGGCCCTTCTCTATAATACAGGCATTATAAATTATTCGGCATACAGCAGCCCGGCCGTTATTTTTATAATAGGCAGCATGTGGATAGGCATTACGCTGCTGGCATCCATTCTGGGTGCAAGGCCAACAGCACGGCTAACAGAAATATTCCTTATTATTGAACTTTCTATAATTGCCATGTTCATAGTAATAGCCGTTTATTTCCTTCCGGGGCATACTGTAAATAATATATCCTATAGCTGGTTTTTCGGGTTTAATAAACTTTTTAATGATCCTTACAGATTCATGATAGCATTTCCGGTGATTGCAACAATAATGGATGGCTGGGAAATTGACTCATATGCATCAGAGGAATCCTTCAACAGGGAGAAATGGCCTGGCACTACAGGCATACTAGGCCTGATTGCAGTGTTCTGTATTTATCTTATAACCATGACATTAATGGATATTGAAACGCCCATGAGCATGCTCTCTGCAAGTCTGGACCCACTGGCAACGTGGTCAGGGTATATAATACCACATTACTCCTTTATAATGGATATAGCGGTCATAGCATCCACTGCCAGTTCATTATGGCTCACAACATATATCCTGAGCAGGGCCTGGTATGCAATGTCAAGGGAAAGGCTTCTTCCACGGCAGTTCGGATATCTCAATAAAACAAGGCAGAGTCCCTATGCAAATCTCCTCATGATTGGGGTGGCAGCCGAATCTATAAATGCCGTGATGCTCTTTATGCCGTCAATAGAAAGCTTCTTCGCAGAGCTACTGTCCATATCAGGCATATTCCTGATGATGGAATTTGGTGTGGATGCATTTACAGGAATATACCTGTATACACACAAATCTAAAATGCATATGAAACTATTTTACCTGGGGTTATCAATCTTTTCCTTTGCTGGATTCGGGTTAATGATCCTCTTCGGTCTTGTGACAAATACTGAGTTTCTTTTACTGACGGCAATATTAATAATTCCAGGAATTATGTTGCTGTACAGGGACAAAAAATATAATGGAAATTATGTTTAA
- a CDS encoding site-2 protease family protein, with protein sequence MLQSVKIENENMKGVIETVKSKINTYEVIANPASIKFLFFDSDNPDINQQFDDLRKVLVPEGYIPFLVLDTEHYVEVGIRPKSSYRSNRVNLVMLVLTLASTIYVGSIYASSFVHPGPFAEEYKLLYGFIFFSLPLMFILGIHETAHYIVARKYSVNASLPFFIPFPYLIGTFGAFVSLRDPVPTRRAMAEIGAAGPIAGFVAAVPLMFLAQYFEHIFKPIGNYIPFVLNYPEIYHIFGIVEPSNVPVFPMVFAVWVGMFATAMNLIPAGQLDGGHIARGILGPKSYIIGYIFIGFLLYLTIAFHYIGWFFLALFVIFMGMVHPPALNDYEKISKFDVGIAVFALVMFVLTFTPLPIKP encoded by the coding sequence ATGCTTCAGAGTGTAAAGATTGAAAACGAGAATATGAAGGGGGTCATTGAAACCGTAAAATCCAAAATTAACACATATGAAGTTATAGCCAATCCTGCAAGCATAAAATTCCTCTTTTTTGACAGTGACAACCCGGATATAAACCAGCAGTTTGATGATCTCCGGAAAGTCCTTGTTCCTGAGGGTTATATCCCATTTCTTGTTCTGGATACGGAACATTATGTAGAGGTGGGCATAAGGCCAAAATCATCCTATAGAAGCAACAGGGTTAATCTGGTAATGCTGGTACTTACCCTGGCATCAACAATATACGTTGGTTCAATATATGCAAGCAGCTTTGTGCATCCTGGCCCCTTTGCCGAGGAATACAAACTGCTCTATGGATTTATATTCTTTTCGCTGCCGCTTATGTTTATCCTTGGAATACATGAAACTGCCCATTATATAGTTGCGAGAAAATACAGCGTGAATGCATCACTTCCGTTTTTCATACCTTTTCCCTATCTTATAGGCACATTCGGGGCATTTGTATCATTACGTGATCCTGTTCCCACCAGGAGGGCTATGGCAGAGATAGGTGCAGCAGGCCCCATAGCTGGATTTGTTGCAGCTGTTCCACTAATGTTTCTGGCACAGTATTTCGAGCACATATTCAAGCCCATAGGAAATTATATACCATTTGTGCTTAACTATCCTGAAATATACCATATTTTCGGCATTGTAGAACCATCAAATGTTCCGGTATTTCCCATGGTATTTGCTGTGTGGGTTGGAATGTTCGCCACTGCGATGAATCTCATACCGGCTGGGCAGCTGGATGGTGGCCATATTGCAAGGGGGATACTAGGACCAAAATCATACATAATAGGTTATATATTCATAGGATTTTTGCTATACCTTACCATTGCATTCCATTACATAGGTTGGTTTTTCCTTGCACTGTTTGTGATATTCATGGGAATGGTCCATCCGCCTGCATTGAATGACTATGAAAAAATATCAAAGTTTGATGTGGGAATAGCAGTCTTTGCACTTGTCATGTTTGTTCTGACATTTACGCCACTACCCATTAAACCCTAA